CGTGACTTTGTAGAATTTCCGTCGCAGTTTAATGAGCACTGGGCCAGCGACGATAAGGTGTTTAAGCATTTTGCCCGTCACTATCAGAGCGGTGAACCCATGCCGCAGGCGCTACACGATAAGATCCTGAAGGCGGATAAGTTTAACAAAGGCTATGACATGACCGAACTGTTGGCGGCGGCGCTGCTGGATATGCACTGGCACAGCCTCAGCGCCGGTAAGCCGCAGCCAGATGTGGACGCCTTTGAACAGCAGGCGCTGGCGCAGGATAAGGTCAACTTGCCGCAGGTGCCGCCGCGCTATCGTTCCAGCTATTTCCAGCATATCTGGGGCAACGGCTATGCGGCGGGCTATTACGCCTATCTGTGGACCGAAATGCTGGCGGATGACGGCTTCACCTGGTTTAAAGAGCACGGCGGCCTGACGCGTGAAAACGGCCAGCGCTTCCGCGATATGATCCTGTCACGCGGTAACAGCAGCGATCTTAAACAGCTCTATCATGACTGGCGCGGCCACGATCCGGAAATCGAACCGATGCTGATTAACCGTGGCCTGAAAGAAGCGCCGTAAACTTCTTCTTTATCAACCAGTGAAAAGGGCAGCGATGCCCTTTTTTTACGCCTGTCGCACGCGGAACATAGCGGCTAAAACAGGTACTTAATGTACAATAATGCTTCATCTTCAGGGCTATCTTTAACAGGATGTTTCAAATGCAAAAAACGCGGTTATGGCGCTATTCACTGCTGGCTGGATTATTGTCTCTGTGGACGGCTAACGCGCTGGGCAGCGAGGCTTCGCTGACGCAACAACTGGCTGAGCTGGAGAAATCCAGCGGCGGGCGGCTCGGCGTGGCATGGATTGATGGCAATCATCGCTACGGCTATCGGGCCGATGAACGTTTTCCCATGACCAGCACCTTTAAAACGCTGGCGGTCGCGGCCATTCTGCATAAAAGCGTCAGCCAGCCCGATCTGCTGGAGAAAAAAGTGGTAATTAACAATCCGCATCAGGTGCCCTGGACGCCGGTCACCGGAGAATCGTTTGGGAAGCCGATGACTATCGCCGCACTGTGTGCCGCCGCCATCGAATACAGCGATAATCTGGCCGCCAACTATTTATTGCAGGAGCTGGGCGGTCCGCAGGGCGTTACCGCTCTGGCGCGTCAGCTGGGCGACCCGCTAACGCAGCTCGATCGCAATGAGCCAGCGTTAAATACCGCCATTCCGGGGGATAAGCGCGACACCAGCACGCCTGCGGCAATGGCGGCTAATTTGCATCAGCTGGCGCTGGGCGACGCGTTGCCAGTTAAACAGCGCCAGCTATTTAACCGCTGGCTTCAGCAAAATACCACCGGCAATGAGAGCATTCGTGCTGGCGTACCGGCTGACTGGCGCATAGGCGACAAGACCGGCTCCGGCGATTATGGCACCACCAACGATCTGGCGGTGATCTGGCCGACAACCGGGCAGCCCAAAATTTTAGCCATCTACTTTACCCAGCCGCAGCAGAAGGCAGCGAATAATAAAGCGGTGCTGGCAGCCGCCACGCGTGCGGTCATTGCCGAGCTTCCCTGAGAAGCCGGGCGTTATGCCCGGTTTTTTTATGCCAGCGGGCCGCCGATGATGGTCTCCTGCATTCCGCTCAGGATGCGCTCGCCGGTCTCCTGTTTCAGTTCCTCATACCAGGCTTGCGTCACCTCCGGCTGTTTGCCATGGGTAACATCGCAACGTCTGCGCGCCTTGAGTACCAGATCTTTTACCCGCTCTGCGCGGCGCGCCTCATAGCGCCGTAGCGCATCCTCAATTCCCAGCGAATGCGACTGAAGCGTTAATGCCAGCACCACTGCATCCTCCATTGCGGCACAGCCGCCCTGACCAATATCCGGCGTGGTGCTGTGTCCGGCATCGCCCAGCAGCGCGACGCGGCCTTTTACCAGCCGCGGGAAGGGGTCGATATCATGGATTTCGATACGGTTGGTGGTTTGCGGATCAATAGCGGCGATCAGCTTCTGTACCGGCGCGGCCCAGCCGCTGAAATAGCGGGTGAGGTCTGCTTTCACGCTGCTGCGATCTTCCGCCAGTCCCTGCGGCAGCGGAACGTCAAAAAAGAAATAGAAACGGTTGCCGCTGACCGGCATTAGCGAAACCCGTTTGCCTTCGCCGACAAAGGTGGTCCACTGATCGGCAGGCGCAATGGACTCATCAATGCTGACCAGTCCATTCCAGTTGACGTAGCCAGCATAGCGCCGCTCGGCGGGCTGGCCGGTTACCGTGGCGCGGATGACCGAGTGGGTGCCGTCGGCGGCGATCAGAAAGTCGCCGCGCGCCTCGCTGCCATCCTCAAACCAGGCGGTAACGCCCGTGGCATCCTGCTCTATATGGCTGACGCGCTTGCCGAAGTTAACGCGCTGCGCACCGTAACGCTCAAGCAACATCGCCTGCAAATCGGCGCGCGCTACCGGATATGGCCGTTCGCCGACGCTCTCCACCAGCGGTCTCATGGAGAAACGGGTCAGGGTTTGTCCGTGCTGAAAATCGTTATAGGCCATAAACGCCATATTGCCGCCCAGCGCCTGCAGCTGCGTCTTCAGGCCAAGAAAATTCAGGCATTTGACGCCGTTTGGCCAGATAGAGATAGCCGCGCCCACCGGACGGATAATTTTTACCGCTTCATAGACCTCGGTTTGATAACCGCTCTGTTCCAGCGCCAGCGCCGCGCACATTCCACCAATACCGCCACCGATTACGATCGCTTTCATTGCCGTCTCCTTGCTGTTGATAGCAGGAGGTTGCAACTTTTGTACCAGCTTTGCCGAGCGGAGAAACGGCCCTTTTCCCGCTGCGGCTGCGCATTCACAGGGCAACCCGCACGACCAACGACCCTTAATGGTGCATTTTTTTGTGCGTTGAAACCTTTGTTTCAGTAATAATCAGAAGATTGAACAGCCGAGCCGCTCGGAAAGCAGCTCCAGCGCAGCGGTTCCCGCCAGTGAGTTGCCGGAGGCGTCCAGACCCGGCGACCAGACGGCAATAGTCATCTCGCCGGGAATAATGGCAATAATTCCGCCGCCTACGCCCGATTTCGCTGGCATCCCGACCCGCCAGGCAAATTCGCCTGCGCCGTCATACATACCACTGGTAATCAACAGGGCATTAATCTGACGCGTCTGGCGTACCGTCA
This Mixta hanseatica DNA region includes the following protein-coding sequences:
- the bla gene encoding class A beta-lactamase, yielding MQKTRLWRYSLLAGLLSLWTANALGSEASLTQQLAELEKSSGGRLGVAWIDGNHRYGYRADERFPMTSTFKTLAVAAILHKSVSQPDLLEKKVVINNPHQVPWTPVTGESFGKPMTIAALCAAAIEYSDNLAANYLLQELGGPQGVTALARQLGDPLTQLDRNEPALNTAIPGDKRDTSTPAAMAANLHQLALGDALPVKQRQLFNRWLQQNTTGNESIRAGVPADWRIGDKTGSGDYGTTNDLAVIWPTTGQPKILAIYFTQPQQKAANNKAVLAAATRAVIAELP
- the hpxO gene encoding FAD-dependent urate hydroxylase HpxO; this encodes MKAIVIGGGIGGMCAALALEQSGYQTEVYEAVKIIRPVGAAISIWPNGVKCLNFLGLKTQLQALGGNMAFMAYNDFQHGQTLTRFSMRPLVESVGERPYPVARADLQAMLLERYGAQRVNFGKRVSHIEQDATGVTAWFEDGSEARGDFLIAADGTHSVIRATVTGQPAERRYAGYVNWNGLVSIDESIAPADQWTTFVGEGKRVSLMPVSGNRFYFFFDVPLPQGLAEDRSSVKADLTRYFSGWAAPVQKLIAAIDPQTTNRIEIHDIDPFPRLVKGRVALLGDAGHSTTPDIGQGGCAAMEDAVVLALTLQSHSLGIEDALRRYEARRAERVKDLVLKARRRCDVTHGKQPEVTQAWYEELKQETGERILSGMQETIIGGPLA